Genomic DNA from Ilyobacter polytropus DSM 2926:
GCTTCACTTAGATTTAAAGATTACAAAGTGAATATTGTAGATACTCCAGGCCATGCTGATTTTGGTGGAGAGGTGCAGAGAATACTTAAAATGGTTGATTCGGTTCTTCTTCTTGTAGATGCATTTGAAGGAGTAATGCCTCAGACAAAATACGTGCTGAAGCAGGCTCTTGAGCATGGGCTTAGACCTATCGTAGTAGTAAATAAGATTGACAGACCAAACTCTACACCTGAAGAAGTTGTAGATTCTGTATTTGATCTTTTTGTAGAATTAGGTGCAAATGATCTACAGCTTGAGTTCCCAGTAGTGTATGCTTCTGCGAAGAATGGTTTTGCAAAGTACAACTTGGAAGATGCTGATGAAAATATGCAGCCGCTACTTGAAACTATATTAGAGCATGTAGAAGATCCTGAGGGAGATCCTGAGGCACCGCTACAAATGCTTGCAACAAATATAGCTCCGGACAACTACCTGGGTAAACTTGGAACAGGAAGAATATATAACGGAGTTTTAAGTAAAAATCAGGAAGTTACCCTAATCAAAAGAGACGGAGAACTTATAAATTATAAAGTCACAAGAATATTCGGATATGAAGGGCTTAAAAGGGTAGAGATGGAAAAGGCTGTAGCTGGAGACATAGTTACAATAGCAGGTCTTGAGAAGATAGATATAGGGGAAACTGTTGCAGATAGAGAAAATCCTATGGCACTTCCTCTTATAGATATAGATGAGCCTACTCTTGCCATGACATTTATGGTAAGTGACTCTCCATTTGTAGGAAGAGAGGGTAAATTTGTAACCTCTAGAAATATATGGGACAGACTTCAAAAAGAACTTGAACATAATGTAAGTATGAAAGTAGAAGAAACAGAATCTGCAGACGCCTTTATTGTAAAAGGAAGAGGAGAACTTCAGCTTTCAATACTTATTGAAAATATGAGAAGAGAGGGATTCGAGCTTCAAGTGGCGAAGCCTCAGGTAATCTTCAAAGAGGTAGACGGGGTAAAATGCGAACCTATCGAGCTTGCTATAATTGACGTTGCTGATGAATTTACAGGAGTAGTTATAGAAAAACTTGGTATCAGAAAAGGTGAAATGATCAACATGGTACAGGGGACAGACGGTTATACAAGAATCGAGTTTAAAGTTCCGGCAAGAGGACTTATCGGATTCAGAAATGAATTTATGACTGAAACAAGAGGTACAGGTATCCTAAACCACTCATTCTATGACTATGAAGCTCACAGAGGAGAGGTTCCTACAAGACAAAGAGGAGTACTTATCTCTATTGATGCTGGTACGACTACAGCATACTCTCTTGGAAATCTTCAGGACAGAGGAGTATTATTCGCACCTCCAGGACAAGAAGTATATGCTGGAATGATTATTGGAGAACACTCTAGAGAAAATGATCTTACTGTAAATGTAACTAAAGGAAAGCAGCTTACTAATATGAGAGCTTCGGGATCAGATGCAACTGTTAAACTGGCTCCCCCAAGAGAGTTTACTCTTGAGCAGGCTTTGGAATATATAGCTGATGATGAGTTAGTAGAGATAACTCCGGAAAGTATAAGAATGAGAAAGAAAATATTAGACGAAGGTGCTAGAAAAAGATCTCAAAGAAAGGGATAATCATATGAAGAAAATAGTCTTTATGCTTTTGACAATTTTGATATTAATAGGTTGTAGTAATAGACAGACTGATGGAGGGATCGATATTGACAATGTCAAAGTGACTCCTGAAGATGTTTATACATCTATATTTTTAGATGACTCGGACAGTGTAAAACTTTTTTTAGATAATGGATTTCCAATAAATTATAAAGATGAATTGGGAGAAACCCTTTTAATAAAAGCTGTAAAAGGTAATTCCAAAAATGTGATTAATCTTCTAGCTTTAAGGGGTGCTCTTCTTGAGGAAAGAACATTTTCAAAATCAAGAAAAAACACAAACATAACTGTACCTGGAAGAACAGCGATTTATTTTGCAGAAAATCTTGACATTTTAAATCTTCTTGTAGATAATGGTGCAAATGTTAACTTTGTTAACGGTGAAGGAGAACCACTTTTAATTTATTTCATAAAGCATAAGCCAGATGAATATACAAAACTTCTTATAAAAAAAGGGGCCAAAGTTAATTCTGTTGATGAAAATATGTGGACTCCTTTAATATGGGCCGTCGTGAACTCAAAAGAGGAAATAGTTAAGGAACTTATAATAGAGGATGTAGATTTATTTTACAGAGATTCTCAGGGGAATTATGCTGTCTATTATGCTTTCAATAAAAACATTATCTCTCTTCTTTTAGAAGATGGATATAGAATAAAG
This window encodes:
- the typA gene encoding translational GTPase TypA → MKVKNIAIIAHVDHGKTTLVDGMLRQSGVFGSHEVLSERVMDSNDLEKERGITIFSKNASLRFKDYKVNIVDTPGHADFGGEVQRILKMVDSVLLLVDAFEGVMPQTKYVLKQALEHGLRPIVVVNKIDRPNSTPEEVVDSVFDLFVELGANDLQLEFPVVYASAKNGFAKYNLEDADENMQPLLETILEHVEDPEGDPEAPLQMLATNIAPDNYLGKLGTGRIYNGVLSKNQEVTLIKRDGELINYKVTRIFGYEGLKRVEMEKAVAGDIVTIAGLEKIDIGETVADRENPMALPLIDIDEPTLAMTFMVSDSPFVGREGKFVTSRNIWDRLQKELEHNVSMKVEETESADAFIVKGRGELQLSILIENMRREGFELQVAKPQVIFKEVDGVKCEPIELAIIDVADEFTGVVIEKLGIRKGEMINMVQGTDGYTRIEFKVPARGLIGFRNEFMTETRGTGILNHSFYDYEAHRGEVPTRQRGVLISIDAGTTTAYSLGNLQDRGVLFAPPGQEVYAGMIIGEHSRENDLTVNVTKGKQLTNMRASGSDATVKLAPPREFTLEQALEYIADDELVEITPESIRMRKKILDEGARKRSQRKG
- a CDS encoding ankyrin repeat domain-containing protein encodes the protein MKKIVFMLLTILILIGCSNRQTDGGIDIDNVKVTPEDVYTSIFLDDSDSVKLFLDNGFPINYKDELGETLLIKAVKGNSKNVINLLALRGALLEERTFSKSRKNTNITVPGRTAIYFAENLDILNLLVDNGANVNFVNGEGEPLLIYFIKHKPDEYTKLLIKKGAKVNSVDENMWTPLIWAVVNSKEEIVKELIIEDVDLFYRDSQGNYAVYYAFNKNIISLLLEDGYRIKAENKDDETIMGEVYLKCVSNGYYDEVEKLLEMGIDVNYMSYGDSALSLAKENKDAKMTVLLKSRGAVE